The genomic interval CATACTGAGCAGTAATATCAACTACTGCGTTCGGCATGCCAGGCGCTTCATATGATAGATCTTCAAGCATTTTTTCTAAAATCGTATGCAAGCGTCTTGCACCGATGTTATCTGTATCTTGGTTAACTTGATAAGCAATTTCTGCTAATCGAGTAATTGCTTCATCTGTAAAGTTCACAGTAACTTCTTCAGTTTGCAACAACGCTTCATATTGTTTAATTAATGATAATTTCGGTTCTTTAAGAATATTCACAAAATCATCAACTGATAAACTATCTAATTCTACTCTGATTGGGAAACGTCCTTGCAATTCTGGAATTAAGTCGCTCGGTTTTGACACATGGAATGCACCTGCTCCGATAAACAACATATGTTCAGTATTGACACTGCCATATTTTGTTTGCACAACACTACCTTCAACAATTGGCAAGATATCTCTTTGCACACCTTGTCTTGAAACATCTTGTCCGCCGCCTTGGTTGTTGCTTGCTACTTTATCTATTTCGTCAATAAAGATAATTCCCATTTGTTCAGCTAATTCTAATGCTTCTTGATTGGCTGTTTCATGATCGATTAATTCATCAGCATATTCGTCAGCTAAGATTTTACGCGCTGTTTTAACAGGTACTTCACGTTCTACTTTTTTCTTAGGCATTAATTGATTCATCATATCTTGAACTTGCTGATTTTGATTCGTACCGAGCATTCCCAAAGCACCAGGGTCTTGTTCTACTTTGATACGTACTTTTTCTTCTTCTAATTGACCATTTTGAAGTTGACGTCTAATTTCTGAACGTTTTGTTTTAATATCTTCAGTTGGTGGTTCTTCATCTTCTTCATCATTATTTCCGAAGTTCGGCATCATACCGCCAAAAAGAGATTCAAACGGATTACCTGCATTTTGATTTGCTTTCTTTTTCAAACTCGGTACAAGTAATTTAACTAATTTTTCATTAGCTTTTTTAACCGCTTCATCTTTCACTTTATCTTTTCTGTCTTCTTTTACAAGTCTTACTGCAACGTCTACTAAATCACGTACCATACTTTCAACGTCTCTTCCAACATAACCCACTTCAGTGAATTTTGTTGCTTCCACCTTAATAAAAGGTGCACCGACAATTTTAGCCATTCTGCGA from Staphylococcus condimenti carries:
- the hslU gene encoding ATP-dependent protease ATPase subunit HslU, which translates into the protein MDASAIKLTPKDIVSQLNEYIVGQNDAKKKVAIALRNRYRRSQLDEEMKQEIVPKNILMIGPTGVGKTEIARRMAKIVGAPFIKVEATKFTEVGYVGRDVESMVRDLVDVAVRLVKEDRKDKVKDEAVKKANEKLVKLLVPSLKKKANQNAGNPFESLFGGMMPNFGNNDEEDEEPPTEDIKTKRSEIRRQLQNGQLEEEKVRIKVEQDPGALGMLGTNQNQQVQDMMNQLMPKKKVEREVPVKTARKILADEYADELIDHETANQEALELAEQMGIIFIDEIDKVASNNQGGGQDVSRQGVQRDILPIVEGSVVQTKYGSVNTEHMLFIGAGAFHVSKPSDLIPELQGRFPIRVELDSLSVDDFVNILKEPKLSLIKQYEALLQTEEVTVNFTDEAITRLAEIAYQVNQDTDNIGARRLHTILEKMLEDLSYEAPGMPNAVVDITAQYVDDKLKSISTNKDLSAFIL